In the Euphorbia lathyris chromosome 5, ddEupLath1.1, whole genome shotgun sequence genome, one interval contains:
- the LOC136229344 gene encoding aspartic proteinase Asp1, which yields MVGNLDASPFVDVVMSTVSGPKVDIRNIAGGGISSPVCYRERANPNVKSWRDKSASTTDRQHWWRKALISSSIMPNRLGSSIVFPLHGNVYPVGYYNVTINIGQPPRPYFLDIDTGSDLTWLQCDAPCRQCTQAPHPLYRPSNNLVVCKDPICASLLGDQNCEDPDQCDYEVEYADGGSSLGVLVKDFFLLNSTNGKRLNPLLALGCGYDQLPSRSSHPLDGILGLGRGISSIPSQLSSQGLVKNVVGHCLSGRGGGFLFFGDDIYDSSPISWAPMSRDYSKHYSPGSAELIYDEKSTGIRNLPVLFDSGSSYSYLNSQAYQGLVSSLKKTLSGKPLKEAEDGDPTLPVCWKGRKAFKSVGDVKKYFKSFTLKFTSGGRVKSQFEFPPEAYLIISYKGNACLGILNGTEVGLGDLNVIGDISMVDRMVIYDNEKQVIGWAPANCDRLPKLKTNNSIL from the exons ATGGTCGGCAACCTTGATGCTTCTCCATTTGTTGACGTTGTAATGTCCACAGTCTCCGGGCCTAAAGTTGACATAAGAAATATTGCAGGGGGAGGGATATCCTCCCCGGTGTGTTATAGGGAGAGGGCCAATCCTAATGTCAAGTCTTGGAGAGACAAAT CTGCTTCTACTACTGATAGGCAGCACTGGTGGAGAAAGGCACTGATTTCATCTTCAATCATGCCCAATAGACTTGGCTCATCCATTGTGTTTCCACTTCATGGGAATGTTTATCCAGTTGG ATACTATAACGTTACAATCAATATAGGCCAGCCACCAAGGCCTTACTTTCTTGATATTGACACTGGAAGCGATCTTACATGGCTCCAATGTGATGCTCCCTGTCGCCAATGTACTCAG GCACCTCATCCCCTTTACAGACCCAGTAACAACCTAGTGGTTTGTAAGGACCCCATATGTGCATCATTGCTTGGCGATCAAAACTGTGAAGACCCAGATCAGTGTGATTATGAGGTAGAATATGCAGATGGTGGATCATCCCTTGGTGTTCTTGTCAAAGATTTCTTCCTTCTCAACTCTACTAATGGGAAGCGCCTTAATCCTCTTCTGGCCCTTGG TTGTGGATATGATCAGTTACCAAGTAGATCTTCTCATCCGTTGGATGGAATACTTGGGTTGGGCAGGGGAATATCTAGCATTCCATCACAGCTTAGCAGTCAGGGTTTGGTGAAAAATGTGGTTGGCCACTGTTTAAGTGGACGTGGTGGAGGATTTCTCTTCTTTGGAGATGACATTTATGATTCTTCTCCCATATCATGGGCACCAATGTCTCGCGATTATTC AAAGCACTACTCACCTGGATCTGCAGAATTGATATATGATGAAAAAAGTACTGGGATCAGGAATCTACCTGTACTTTTTGACAGTGGGAGTTCTTACAGTTACCTCAACTCTCAGGCATATCAAGGATTAGTATCTTCT TTGAAGAAAACATTATCCGGAAAGCCTTTAAAAGAAGCAGAAGATGGTGACCCAACCCTACCAGTTTGTTGGAAGGGGAGAAAAGCTTTTAAAAGTGTTGGTGATGTAAAAAAGTACTTCAAGAGCTTTACATTGAAGTTCACAAGTGGCGGGAGAGTTAAAAGTCAGTTTGAATTTCCCCCAGAAGCATATCTTATAATCTCA TACAAGGGAAATGCTTGCTTGGGAATTCTAAATGGTACTGAAGTAGGGCTGGGAGATCTGAATGTGATAGGAG ACATATCAATGGTGGACAGAATGGTGATTTATGATAATGAGAAGCAAGTGATTGGATGGGCCCCTGCAAATTGTGATAGACTTCCCAAGTTGAAAACTAATAATAGTATCTTGTAA